DNA from Aureimonas sp. AU20:
TCATGCTGGAACAGATGCTGATACCAGAGGGCCTGCTCCAAGGCGGGCGGGTAAGCGTGGCCGAGCCGTTCGACGTCGATGACGTCGTAGCCGGCATATGAGACGAGACCGGCCACGCGTTCCGGCCAAAGGGCCGACGCCACGCACGATGCGAGGCCGCCCCAATCGTAGCCGGCGAGAAGGGCGCGCTCGATCCCGAGCGCATCCAGGAGACCGACGAGGTCGCGGCCCAGCGCCGATTGCTGGCCACTGCGCATCGCCGCGGCCGACAGGAACCGCGTTGGTCCGAAACCGCGCAGGTATGGCACGATGACCCTTGCCCCGGCGTCTGCCAAGCGCGGCGCAACCTCGTCGTAGGCGTGAACGTCGTATGGAAAGCCGTGCGAGAGTACGACCGGCCAACCGTTGTCCGGACCAAATTCCAGATAGGCGATCCGCAACGTGTCCGTATCGACTTCGCGCATAAGACCTCGCTGGCAGCAGCGTATAAAGAGACGCTTCTGAACGTCAGTTTACGTCAAACTGCCATGATGCCAGAAAAAACCGCAACCGGTCGAAACCCTTCTTTCCGACTTCGGGCCTCAGTTCCCCGAGCACAAGTGGCGAGAATGGGGCGACACCCGTCCGACCGCTTCCGGGCGACCGCTTTCTCCGCGCCGGTCGGACCCACCGGGTGATTTGCTGACGGGCAGCTTTATGACGTGTGTGAGAGATCTAGCCCGTTGAAACGACCGGAGTATCGCGGGTGTCGCCACAAAGTCGCTTCGTTTGGAATACTACTCCGGCTGACCCCGGCATTTTGTGCTGTCAGCCAGATTCCGTATGATGCTCCTGGCGAACAGTCCAGGTGCCTCCAGCATCATCAGGTGTCCAGTGTCCGGAATGTCAGCGTTGGTTGTGGCTTCGCGTGTCAGCCACTCGGGCACGTTCCAACTGCTCCGAGCGCGAGCACCTGCGAGCAGATGAACCGGCAGACCGGAATTAACGAACTTCTTCAGACCATCGAGATAAGCATCTTCGCCTGTCGCCGAGACGACAGCGCGAGCCTGGCTACGCAATGTGGAGATGGGTTGGTTTTCGAGCCACTGGGTCGCTACTTCCAAGGCAAAGGGGGTCGGCTCCACGCCGGCACGGCCGATCCACGCGGCCACGTCAGCGCGAAAACCATCGACCTCTTCTGAGATCTCGAAGAGTTCCTGCGTTGCAATTTTTCGCGACCAAAAGGCGTCGCCCAGTGTGAGGTTGCCCTCAATACTCGTCAGGGATCTCGTCAATTTTGGATGGCGCCCCGCAAATAAGACCGCAATGGCGCCGCCGACCGAGTGACCAACGACATCAACGGGCTCGTCGGAGCGTTCGCGCAGCCAGCCTGCGACGTGGTCAGCTTGCTCAAACAGCTCCCATCCAACCGGGGCTCCGTTTCGGTAAGAGCCGTATCCTATCAAATCAGGTGCGAGAACCGTTGCGTCGCCGAAAGCGGAGAGGATGCCGGGAGCGCTCAGCGATCCGAACAAGCCGTGGATCAGTAGGAATCGGTGCCATCGCGTCCTGTACCGTATTGATCCCCGATGGCCACGAACCTTGTGTCCGCTTTCGGGGAAAGCGCTTCGTGCAGCGTATGGCGTTAATGGGTCGAAAGCGGAATGGCAGCTTTTCGCCCGATCAATCCGAAAGCTGCCGGTCCGTTCTCGACCCGATCAGGCAGACAAACTTGCAGCCGGGGTGGGTGGAAAGCTTACGGTCCGCAGTTGGGAGGGCTGGTGCAAAAGCTGGCGTTCGAGATAGTTGAGAAGACGAACAGCCGCCGCATGAACAGTCAGGTAGAAGAGATGGAAGACGGGCCGGGCCCGCTACCCCGATCGGAGCGGGTTTCGTTCCGGCGTCCGCTGGGTCATCGTGGCCTCGAGACGTTGGCGGCCCACTACGTGCGGCAGACGTTCAAGCCGCATTCCCATCCGCAATACCTGATCGGCGTCATCACCGGCGGCGTGCATTCGGTCTGGTGCCGTGGCGAGCGCCATACGGTCCTGCCGGGAACCCTGATGTCCATGCGGCCCGGCGACGTCCATCACGGCAACGCGGCCGTCGAGGCCGGCTGGGTGCAGCGGATGTTCTACGTCGACGAGGCCACGATGGCGGAGATTCTCGGGGATCGCCGGGGCGCATCGGCCTCCTCGCTCCCCGACTTCGAACGGTGCGACCGCCACGACCCTGTGCTTGCAGCGCGCCTCGAACGCATTCACGACAGCGTCCACGCCTCGCGGCTGACGCTGTCGCGCGACGCGGCGTGGGTCGCCTTCGCGGACGTTGTCGCCATCCTTGCCGGCGGCGCACCAGGCGACGGCGCCCGAAGCGCCTTGCCCGACAATCGCGTCCGGACGCTGGTCGACTTTCTCCATGCCCATGTCGGCGAGGACGTGAGCCTCGACACGCTCTCGCAGCTCGCGGGCCTTCGTCGCCGGCAGACGATCGACCTCTTCAAGCGACAGACCGGACTGCCCCCGCATGCCTACCACATCGGCTTGAAGGTGCGCTTGGTTCAGGACCGACTGCGCGATGGGCACGCGCCCGCCGCCGCCGCGATGGAGGCGGGCTTTTCCGACCAGAGCCATATGGCCCGTCACTTCACGGCTATCGTCGGCATGACGCCGGCGGCCTACGCGCAAGCTGACCGGGTCCGCACTTTCGTTCTATAACGCTCCAGCACCGCCCCCTATCAAGCCGATCGGAAGCCAGGATCAAGGGGGTCCGGCGGCACGCAGGGCGAAAGCAAGCATGACCCATCCATCCGGCACCATGGCGCGGACCGGGCAGCGGTCGACGCTCCCGGCCGACGCGGCGGTCCTCGCCATCGCGGTCGTGTGGGGCGCGAGCTACCCCGTCACCAAGGGCGCGCTGGCCTATGCCCCCGTCCTCGTCCTGATCTTCTACAGGTTCGTCGCCACAGGCTGCATCATGGGGCTGGCGGCGCGCCGGGAACTCGCCTCCGCCAGATGGGGCGACATCCTGCGCGCTGCGGTGCTCGGG
Protein-coding regions in this window:
- a CDS encoding alpha/beta fold hydrolase, with protein sequence MDRAKSCHSAFDPLTPYAARSAFPESGHKVRGHRGSIRYRTRWHRFLLIHGLFGSLSAPGILSAFGDATVLAPDLIGYGSYRNGAPVGWELFEQADHVAGWLRERSDEPVDVVGHSVGGAIAVLFAGRHPKLTRSLTSIEGNLTLGDAFWSRKIATQELFEISEEVDGFRADVAAWIGRAGVEPTPFALEVATQWLENQPISTLRSQARAVVSATGEDAYLDGLKKFVNSGLPVHLLAGARARSSWNVPEWLTREATTNADIPDTGHLMMLEAPGLFARSIIRNLADSTKCRGQPE
- a CDS encoding alpha/beta fold hydrolase; the protein is MREVDTDTLRIAYLEFGPDNGWPVVLSHGFPYDVHAYDEVAPRLADAGARVIVPYLRGFGPTRFLSAAAMRSGQQSALGRDLVGLLDALGIERALLAGYDWGGLASCVASALWPERVAGLVSYAGYDVIDVERLGHAYPPALEQALWYQHLFQHERGRECLALHRRELCRTLWKQWSPTWSFDDATFERTAASFDNPDFVDVVIHSYRFDFGLAAGDPALTALEARLARKPPITVPAITIDGTKDPLKPGGTADHAGMFTARYEHRVVECGHNLPWEAPGDFAEAVLAVRAWNSELRT
- a CDS encoding AraC family transcriptional regulator gives rise to the protein MAAFRPINPKAAGPFSTRSGRQTCSRGGWKAYGPQLGGLVQKLAFEIVEKTNSRRMNSQVEEMEDGPGPLPRSERVSFRRPLGHRGLETLAAHYVRQTFKPHSHPQYLIGVITGGVHSVWCRGERHTVLPGTLMSMRPGDVHHGNAAVEAGWVQRMFYVDEATMAEILGDRRGASASSLPDFERCDRHDPVLAARLERIHDSVHASRLTLSRDAAWVAFADVVAILAGGAPGDGARSALPDNRVRTLVDFLHAHVGEDVSLDTLSQLAGLRRRQTIDLFKRQTGLPPHAYHIGLKVRLVQDRLRDGHAPAAAAMEAGFSDQSHMARHFTAIVGMTPAAYAQADRVRTFVL